GAGCATCTGGAGGCGGTCCTGTCCACGCTCGGCGAGCGCGAACGCAAGGTGGTCCAGCTCCGTTACGGCCTCGCGGACGGCCGCCCGCGCACACTGGAGGAGATAGGCCGGATCTTCGGGGTCACGCGCGAGCGGATCCGGCAGATCGAGTCCAAGACCCTGAGCAAACTCCGCGACCACGCGTTCGCGGACCAGCTGCGCGGCTACTTGGACTGAGGACCTAGCCGGACGGGCCGGTGCATACGACCCATCCGGCGACCACGCCCTAGGTCCGGGCCCGCGAAGATCCACCGGACAGGACCTAGGGCGTGTTTGAGAAGTCCCGTCTGGCCCACGACGCCTGGCACGCACGCTCGCCGCGTTGTCGGAGTCATCCAAGTACGTCCGGTCCATCTACGGGGCTGATCCTCCGCCTTGCGATCGCACGCACCAGACGCCGTGGGCCCCGCCCAGTGGGCGGACGACGCTACTTCTCAAACACGCCCTAGTCCACCTCGGCGACCGCCTGCGCGAACTGCGCCGCGTACAGCCGCGCGTACGCACCCTCCGCCGCCAACAGCCCCTCGTGCGTGCCCTGTTCGACGATCGAGCCGTTCTCCATCACCAGGATCACGTCCGCGTCCCTGATCGTGGAGAGCCGGTGCGCGATCACGAAACTCGTCCGCCCGTGCGCCAGTTGGGCCATCGCCTTCTGGATCAGCACCTCCGTACGGGTGTCCACCGAGCTGGTCGCCTCGTCCAGCACCAGGATCACCGGGTCGGACAGGAACGCCCGCGCGATGGTGATGAGCTGCTTCTCGCCCGCGCTGACGCCCGCCCCCTCGTCGTCGATCACGGTCTCGTACCCGTCGGGCAGCGTCCGGATGAAACGGTCCGCGTGCGCGGCCCGTGCCGCCTCCTCGATCTGCGCCCGCGTGACGTCGTGCGAGGCGCCGTACGCGATGTTCTCCGCGATCGTGCCGCCGAACAGCCAGGTGTCCTGGAGGACCATGCCTATTCGGGAACGCAGGTCCTCACGCGACATGGTGGAGATGTCGATGTCGTCCAGACTGATCCGGCCGGACGTCACCTCGTAGAACCGCATCAGCAGATTGACCAGCGTCGTCTTGCCCGCGCCCGTCGGACCGACGATCGCGACCGTCTGACCCGGCTCGACGGACAGCGACAGGTCCTCGATGAGCGGCTTCTCCGGCTCGTAGCGGAACGCCACACCGTCCAGCGTCACCCCTCCCCGCAGCTCGTGCGGGCGCTCGGCCGATGGCGCGTCCTTCTCCTGCTCGTCCGCGTCCAGCAGCTCGAATATCCGCTCCGCGGACGCGACCCCGGACTGGACGAGGTTGGCCATCGAAGCCACCTGCGTCAGCGGCATCGAGAACTGCCGTGAGTACTGGATGAACGCCTGCACATCGCCGATGGACAGCGTCCCCGAAGCGACACGCAGCCCGCCGACGACCGCCACCAGCACATAGTTGAGGTTGGAGATGAAGAACATCAGCGGCTGCATGATCCCGCTGTTGTACTGCGCCTTGAAGCCCGCCTCGTACAGCGCGTCGTTCTGCTCCTTGAACGCCCGCGCCGACTCCTCCTGCCGCCCGAAGACCTTCACCAGGGCGTGCCCCGTGTACATCTCCTCGATATGGGCGTTCAGCGAGCCCGTGGACTTCCACTGCGAGACGAAGTGCGGCTGCGAGCGCTTGCCGACCTTCGTCGCCACGAACACCGACAGCGGCACGGTCACCACCGCGACCAGCGCCAGCAGCGGCGAGATCCACAGCATCATGCCCAGCACACCGAGGATCGTCAGCAGCGAGTTGACGAGCTGGCCCATCGTCTGCTGGAGCGTCTGCGAGATGTTGTCGACGTCGTTCGTCGCCCGGCTCAGCACCTCACCGCGCTGCTGACGGTCGAAGTACGACAGCGGCAGCCGCGACAGCTTTGCCTGTACGTCCTCACGCATCCGGTAGATGGTGAGGTTGATGACCCGGATGGACAGCCGCGTCGAGACCAGCATCAGCAGCCCGGCCGCGACGTACACCGCCAGCACGATCAGCAGGACCTGGCCGATCGCGCCGAAGTCGATGCCCTGCCCCGGCGTGAAGTCCACCCCGGAGAGCAGGTCGGCGAGCCCGCCGTCGCCCTCGTCCCGCAGCCGCGCGACCGTCTCGTCCTTGCTGACACCCCCCGGCGTCTGACGCCCGACGACCCCCGCGAAGATCAGGTCGGTCGCCGAGCCGAGGATCTTCGGGCCCACCACCGAGGCCGCCACACTCAGCACGCCCGCGGCGAGCATCCACCACAGGGTGACCTTTTCGCGCGCCAACTGCCGCAGCAGCCGCTTGCTCGACCCCTTGAAATCCATCGACCGCTGCGAAGGAGCCCCCGCGCCGGCCGCCATCATGCGTCCACCAGGACCGCTCATCAGGCCGCCTCCGCCTCGGTCAGCTGGGAGAGCACGATCTCCCGGTACGTCTCGTTCTCCGCCATCAGCTCGTGATGATGCCCCTCACCGACCACCCGGCCCTCGTCCATGACGATGATCCGGTCGGCGTCGCGGATGGTGGACACCCGCTGGGCGACGATCACCACCGTGGCCTCGGCGGTCTCACGCGCCAGGGCGGCACGCAGCGCCGCGTCCGTCGCGTAGTCCAGCGCGGAGAACGAGTCGTCGAAGAGATAGATCTCCGGCCGCTGCACCAGCGTCCGCGCGATGGCGAGGCGCTGGCGCTGACCGCCGGACACGTTCGTACCGCCCTGCGAGACAGGCGCGTTCAGCCCGCCCTCCAGATCGGTGACGAACTCCTTGGCCTGCGCGACATCGAGCGCGTGCCACAGCTCCTCGTCGGTCGCGTCCGGATTGCCGTACCGCAGATTCGTCGCCACCGTCCCCGAGAAGAGATACGGCTTCTGCGGCACCAGACTGACCGTCCTGGCCAGCAGGGCGGGATCGAGTCCGCGTACGTCCTCCCCGTCCACCAGCACCTCGCCGGAGGTCGCGTCGACCAGCCGGGGCACCAGCCCGAGCAGGGTGGACTTTCCGCTGCCGGTCGAGCCGATCACGGCGGTCGTCTCGCCCGGTCTCGCGGTCAGTGACACCTCACGCAGCACCGGCTCCTCGGCGCCCGGGTAGCGGAACTCCGCGCCCCGCACCTCCAGATGACCGTGCCGGCGCAGTGTCCGCACGGGGTCCTTCGGCGGGACGACGCTCGACCTGGTGTCCAGCACCTCCTCGATGCGCTCGGCACACACCTCGGCGCGCGGCACCATCATGAACATGAAGGTGGCCATCATCACGGCCATCACGATCTGCATGAGATACGCGAGGAACGCGGTCAGCGCGCCGATCTGCATCCCGCCGCTGTCGATGCGGTGCGCGCCGAACCAGACGACGGCGACCGACGACACGTTCACGACGGTCATCACCACCGGGAACATCAGCGCCATCAGCCGGCCGGTCGCCAACGACATCTCGGTGAGGTCGGTGTTGGCGCCCTTGAACCGCTCCTTCTCGTACTCGTCGCGTACGAAGGCCCGGATGACGCGGTTGCCGGTTATCTGCTCACGCAGCACCCGGTTCACCGTGTCCAGCCGCTCCTGCATGGAGCGGAACAGCGGGCGCATCCGCTTGACGATCAGGCTCACCGAGATACCGAGCACCGGCACGACGGCGAGCAGCACCGCCGACAGGGGCACGTCCTGACCGAGCGCCATGACGATGCCGCCGACGCACATGATCGGGGCCGACACCATCAGCGTGAACGACATCAGGACCAGCATCTGCACCTGCTGGACGTCGTTGGTCGTACGCGTGATCAGCGACGGCGCGCCGAACTGGCCGACCTCGCGGGCGGAGAAGCTCTGCACCCGGTCGAATATCGCGGCCCGCACGTCACGGCCGAGGGCCGACGCGGTGCGCGATCCGTAGTAGACAGCGCCTATCTGGCCGAGGACCTGGACGACGCTGACGGCGATCATGAGACCGCCGAACTCCATGATGTAACCCGTGTCCCCCTTCACGACACCGTTGTCGATGATGTCGGCGTTGAGGGTGGGCAGATAGAGGGAGGCACAGGTCTGAAGGAACTGGAAAGCCACCAGCAGACCGATGGCCGTTCTGTAGGGGGCCAGATGCGTTCTGAGTAGTCGTAGAAGCACGTGCTGTCTCTCGGGCTCGGCAAGATCGGGGGTCGGACCCATCCTGCGACATGCCGCCCGCCGGATCCCAAGGGTTTTCCACAAAGGACCGGTCAAGAACGACTGTCATACCGGAACCCCTGGCTCCCTCCGGCCTGCGCCCCCGGCCGCCCCTGGCGCTCCGCCCCTGCCGCCCCGCCCTACGCCCCCGG
The nucleotide sequence above comes from Streptomyces sp. NBC_01716. Encoded proteins:
- a CDS encoding ABC transporter ATP-binding protein, which produces MLLRLLRTHLAPYRTAIGLLVAFQFLQTCASLYLPTLNADIIDNGVVKGDTGYIMEFGGLMIAVSVVQVLGQIGAVYYGSRTASALGRDVRAAIFDRVQSFSAREVGQFGAPSLITRTTNDVQQVQMLVLMSFTLMVSAPIMCVGGIVMALGQDVPLSAVLLAVVPVLGISVSLIVKRMRPLFRSMQERLDTVNRVLREQITGNRVIRAFVRDEYEKERFKGANTDLTEMSLATGRLMALMFPVVMTVVNVSSVAVVWFGAHRIDSGGMQIGALTAFLAYLMQIVMAVMMATFMFMMVPRAEVCAERIEEVLDTRSSVVPPKDPVRTLRRHGHLEVRGAEFRYPGAEEPVLREVSLTARPGETTAVIGSTGSGKSTLLGLVPRLVDATSGEVLVDGEDVRGLDPALLARTVSLVPQKPYLFSGTVATNLRYGNPDATDEELWHALDVAQAKEFVTDLEGGLNAPVSQGGTNVSGGQRQRLAIARTLVQRPEIYLFDDSFSALDYATDAALRAALARETAEATVVIVAQRVSTIRDADRIIVMDEGRVVGEGHHHELMAENETYREIVLSQLTEAEAA
- a CDS encoding ABC transporter ATP-binding protein; translated protein: MSGPGGRMMAAGAGAPSQRSMDFKGSSKRLLRQLAREKVTLWWMLAAGVLSVAASVVGPKILGSATDLIFAGVVGRQTPGGVSKDETVARLRDEGDGGLADLLSGVDFTPGQGIDFGAIGQVLLIVLAVYVAAGLLMLVSTRLSIRVINLTIYRMREDVQAKLSRLPLSYFDRQQRGEVLSRATNDVDNISQTLQQTMGQLVNSLLTILGVLGMMLWISPLLALVAVVTVPLSVFVATKVGKRSQPHFVSQWKSTGSLNAHIEEMYTGHALVKVFGRQEESARAFKEQNDALYEAGFKAQYNSGIMQPLMFFISNLNYVLVAVVGGLRVASGTLSIGDVQAFIQYSRQFSMPLTQVASMANLVQSGVASAERIFELLDADEQEKDAPSAERPHELRGGVTLDGVAFRYEPEKPLIEDLSLSVEPGQTVAIVGPTGAGKTTLVNLLMRFYEVTSGRISLDDIDISTMSREDLRSRIGMVLQDTWLFGGTIAENIAYGASHDVTRAQIEEAARAAHADRFIRTLPDGYETVIDDEGAGVSAGEKQLITIARAFLSDPVILVLDEATSSVDTRTEVLIQKAMAQLAHGRTSFVIAHRLSTIRDADVILVMENGSIVEQGTHEGLLAAEGAYARLYAAQFAQAVAEVD